A window of Crassostrea angulata isolate pt1a10 unplaced genomic scaffold, ASM2561291v2 HiC_scaffold_321, whole genome shotgun sequence genomic DNA:
ATTTACTTGTGAAATTTGTAAGGCCTGGACGCCGGGGCGATGGACCGCGTATACCAAGATGGTGGATAAGGCCTTAGCGAAGGCAAACAAGCCTGGAGAAACCGCGGCATCTAGCGAGATGAGAGAACAGCCGACGGTTGGTGAGAATATTATGTCGTCGCCGTCTCCGAGCGGCATGGGAGACAGAACTCGGCCAACACCGCCTCCGAGCGGACAAATAAGGGCCTCACAAGTTCAGTCCTTGCCTCCGAGCGGACAATGGAACCCGCACACAGCTTTTGTGTCCATTAATCCTGCTCAATTGACGTCTCTGAACGGCCAAGCGCAGATGCCATTCGTTCCGGTAGCACCTCCGAGTGCACAACCGAATTTTATGAATTGGTCAGAGCAAGCATTTAATGCTTTTATTGACAGCAGAATAAAGCTCATGACTCAACAGAACGTTTCTCCTGGCGTGACTTCTACTGGTTCTAAAACCACAGGTGAGTCTGTGAATGCAGATACAAATAGAAATGCAAGTAACAGACGGTTTAACAGATTTGAGAGAGAAACGAGGTCAGTTAGCCCTGACGTTCTGGATCTTGCAGATGCCAGAGACGATCAGTTTGTAGATGATGATGATCAGTCCTTGGATGATTCGAGATCTCAGtcgaatgaaaagtgtgatgaGACCGAATCTACAATTGCATCTGTAGAAGGCTCAGGTTCTTGGAAgaactttataacaaaaatggcatcagatctgaaagttccTTTAGAGGCCGATAAGCCAGAACAGGAGTACGCCTCGTATGTATCGCAACATTTACAGTGCAACAAGGAGTCTTCTAAGATTAGGCCTCCGTTGGAGGGATCTTCTATTCAAGCCTTCATGAATGTAGATAAAGAAGGGCAGACTAGAGGCAAAATCCGTGCTTTCAGAGCTAGAGATGATGAAAAATATGCCGTAGCAGCTGATCATTTTGCAAAATTCTGTAAAGTGCCAAGTCTCGACTCTAATATTGAAGAGGGCATTACAGATGGCAAGACTCAGTCGGGTAAGGGTCAGACAGGAAATGCCAAGGGTCGTTTCAGATTTAGCGACAAGCATAATGCTGCTTATAATTCAGAGTTTCGCAAGGTAGATATGAGTGCGAGACTGTTGTTAAGACAAATATCTTACGGATCAATGATTACGTCTTACTTGGATACAGTTCAGTCTGATGAAGATAAGACTGAGGCTTTGCAAGCTCTTGTGCAGTTGTTTAATTCAATGGCTGATGTAACATCGAGAGTTATTGTAACAGCCGTAGGAGCCAGACGAAGTCTGTATTTGCAGGACATGGCCTTCAAGAATAAGGCTACTGAGTCAAAGTTACAGAATTTGTCAACAATTGGCTCTGATCTTTTCCTCGGAAAGTATTTTGATGTATTGCATTCTAGTGCAGAAAACATAAGAGATGCGAAAGAGACCCAACATTTAAGGGGTAAGGATAATTATGCAGCTTCCAAGAAGCGCAAGTTTGATCAGAGAGGAGATGCAAGACTGAATGAAGCAAGTGCATCTAAGGTTCCTAAGAGAACAGGCAGTAAGGGTACTGAAAACAGGAACTTTAAGAAGAGAAATAATTATCATGACAAGTCAGCAGCAGCTCCGAAGAAGTCTGATAATAATCAGTTGGGGTTTCGAGCCCCCAAGTATTAAGTACGGAATCACTGCCAGTAGAACTTTGCAGGCAAACCAGGAAGTTAGCCAGGGTTTCTCCCCAGGTAGGGGCAAGATTACCAAATGTTGTGGACAGTTGGAAAATGATTACCAACGACAAATGGGTATTGAACATTGTCCAGGAAGGACTTCGTCTTCAGTTCAAAGAGTTACCGGCAGAAAGCGGAACAAGAACTACAGTTATAATAGATGCAAAGAAGCAACAATTTATATCAGAAGAGGTTCTAAgcttattagaaaaaaatgcaatagAACCAGTCCCGTCAGACCAGATAGGCCAGGGATTTTACAGCACTTTCTTCCTAGTCCCAAAGAAGGACGGAGGATTTCGACCTATTCTGAATCTCAGAGTTCTGAATACATACCTAAAAGTACCTCATTTCAAAATGGAGATATTAAGAAGCATAGTGAGAGCCATAGACCCCGGAGATTGGGCACTATCTCTAGATCTAAAGGATGCTTACCTTCACGTAGCCATGTTTCCAGCAGATCGCAAATTTCTGAGATTCTGTTGGCAGGGTCAGCATTACCAATTCAAGGCAATGCCATTCGGGTTGGCAATAGCGCCGAGAATTTTTACCAAACTGATGGCAGTTATTGGGAGTTACCTCAGAAAGAGGCAGATTCAAGTTTTCATGTACTTGGACGATTGGCTGATCAAGAGTCAAGACAGGACATTACTGTTGAGGCAATTAGAAGAGACCCTTCAGTTAATCCAGAATTTGGGTCTTATTGTCAATGTACAGAAGTCGAACATGAACCCGTCACAAGTTGTACTTTATCTGGGGTCAGTGTTCAACACAAGAAGGGGTCTGGTCCTTCCTTCAGAGGAGAGGTTTCAGAAAATAGTAGAGGAGATAGCTACTATTTCAGAAATGAAGTGTGTGGTAGCTCAGAAGGTTTTACGACTACTGGGGTTAATGGCATCAGTCATCGATTTGACCCCTTTTGCCAGATTACATATGCGCCCAATACAGTTTTACCTGTTGTCTTTTTGGCGCCCACACAAAGACAGTTTAATGCAGTCTATACCAGTGAAGGATACATTACTGCACCATCTGGAATGGTGGAGACAAGCAGAGAACATTTTTCAGGGAGTGTCCCTACAAGAGAAGCAGCCACACAGTGTGACATTGTGGAcagatgcttcaacacaaggcTGGGGAGCTCACCTGGAAGATCATCAGATCTCGGGTGTCTGGAGTACCAGGGAGAGAGATTGCCACATAAACTGGTTAGAAATGCGAGCAGTTCAATTAGCTCTGATTCATTTCGAAAGCATACTACTGAACAAGAGAGTTTTGTTGAGATGCGACAACTCGACAGTCGTGTCATATGTCAACAGGGAAGGGGGAACAAAGCCCTTTCAACTGTGTTGCCTGGTTTGGGAGCTATTCAACTGGTGCAAAATCAGGAAGATTGTAATACGAGCTGCTCACATACCAGGGAAAAAGAATGTGTTAGCAGACGATCTGTCAAGGGGTCGACAGGGAGTTCGGATAACAGAGTGGAGTCTGAAACAAGAGTTAGTGAACCAGATTTTTCTGAGGTTCTCCACTCCGAACATAGACCTGTTTGCAACGAGGGAGAACAAGAAGTTGCCAGTGTTCTGCTCCCCCTTTCCGGATCAGTTGGCTTGGGCAGTAGATGCACTCAGTGTACCTTGGAAAGGAATGTTTGCATATGCGTTTCCCCCGCCAGTATTGATACCCCAGGTATTACAGAAAGTGCGGAAGGAGCCATGTTTGCTGGTGTTGGTTGCTCCACACTCTCCAAGACAGTCATGGTATCCAATCCTGTTGGATCTTCTGGTAGACATTCCAAGAAAACTACCAATCACGGAAGACATGCTGACTCAAAAGAAGGGTCAGATAAGGCATGCCGATCCCGAGTCTCTAAATCTGGTGGTATGGAAAATTTCCAGTCTTCCTCCAGTAAGAGAAAGTTTTCTTCAAAAGCTAAGGAGTACATTAAACAGGCAAGAAGAGCCTCAACACAGAGGATGTACCAAGCAAGAATTGCAATTTACAGAAGCTGGTGTAATAGACGGCATATTTGTCCATATTCAGCCTCTGTAGAAGAGTtagctaattttttcatttatttgcatGAAGAGAGAGGTTGCAAGGCAAATACTGTAGCCGGGTATAGAGCAGCCATAGCTACTGTTCATGCAGGATGGAGAGGAAGATCAGTCAGTTCTAACACAGACCTTTCAAGCTTGataaaaggcatttttaatagtaaCCCATGTGTTAAACCTTTATTACCTAACTGGGACTTGCCGTCCGTCTTGTTAGCTTTATGCGAATCTCCATTCGAGCCATTAGCAGCATGTAATTTGAAATATCTTACCTGGAAAACAGTTTTCTTACTTGCAATGGCAACAGCAGGTAGAGTTAGTGAACTTCAGGCTCTTTCAGTTAATACCAATAATTTGCGAATTGAAAGAGCAGGGATACGTCTCCTTCCAGATTTACAGTTTTTAGCAAAGACTCAGAGGGCAAACAAGGCTTGGAAGCCTATGTTCATTCCTAGATTTAACCGTTTAGCCACAGATGAGAAGGACTTGTTGTTGTGTCCATGCAGATGTTTGGAGGAATATTTAAAGAGGACTAAAGATTTACGTCAGATGACTGAAAATCTCTTTATTACATACCAATCGGGTATGCACAAAGCGGCAGCTAAGTCTACACTTTCCAGATGGATTGTGTCCCTGATTCAGCAGGTTTACAATGACTCACCAGATTTGACATTGGGTGATGTTAGGGCTCATGACACTCGACGTCTTGCTACCTCATGGGCCTTGTTTAATGGTGCCTCTCTTCAAGAGATTATTCAAGCAGCACATTGGGCCTCAGAGACAACTTTCACTACCTTTTATCTGAAGGATGTGGGCTCAGAGGACAGCTTCGCCAGAGCATCAGTGTTGGAGACAGCTCATTGGGCGAAGAAAAAGAGGAGGAAATAAGCAGTTGGTgagtaattaatttaattacttgTATAACCTTCCCTCCTCCCTTGTCTTGTGTTCTACAAATTCTATTTATTGCAAATAGTTGATGCAGGTAAGTATGGATATTGAAATAAACTGTgggtttttaaatgtaaaacccCTGTTTATAAGATATCCATACTTACCTGCATCCCCGCCCACCTCCCCTTCTAAGGTTATATGGAGgtggataaattagggtgtcgTCCCTCACATAAACTGAACGGAAGTAGTAAAGGAGAGTTCCAAGTAGGGGCAGATAACTCTAATGTTTTTAATGTTCGAGCATGATCGTAGGAGCCCGGGCACATTGCAAATAGTTGATGCAGGTAAGTATGGATATCTTATAAACAGgggttttacatttaaaaacccACATTTCAGCCCAACATGGACTTCTGCTACCACCTGGCGACATGGGTTTTGCGGGTCGATTCTTGTGGTTTCAACTCTTGAGGTTACCCTGTCTTCCCTACCCACATATTccctgtgttctacagactatttaataaaaaaaataacctgaTAATGCATAAACATGATGGATAAAAAGGTGTTCATCATCATGCTTTGGTGTATTTTGAATGTGTGAagacattattaaaaacaaaatttaagctgtttaaaaaaattacaattgtgagttttgaaattttgctttttaataaaagtataaattgatgcctttattttgtataattcatttgatatcatatgcactattttttatatacaattatttatgaaaatcttGACAAATATGAGGTTCAGTGTGTCCTTAAAAGAattctgtatcttaatatgatgaaaaaaatattctgatttTATGGTAGAGATACTCTtatagttataagcaagattaaCTTATATCGTGGCAGAGacaccatgcgcggatccaaaaaaaattccaggggggggtgggggtgtctGAAggatgaagggggggggggggggggggggatggtcgtgcccgaggcatatttgcgatGATTTTACTAGacgtatgtaaatttaataatttttcattttccaggggggttgGGACTCCTCTTACCCCTCctttagatccgcgcatggacacacttgataacaatatcaaattacatatttaataaacagGGGTAGATTGAAGCAGGTACGTAGCTTAagatggggggaggggggggggttcctcccccccccccccccgctttttattgctgaatttttttttttttaatttacatattagaaattaatatgcatggagttggcccccaaCTGTTTTGAGAGTATGtaaagaaatattgattttttttctttgcctgTCAAggttttttggatgagtctggccctcCCTTTCAAggttttttggatgagtctggccccccctttcaaaaacgatccTACATACGCGTGGATCTggcttcttatttttttctttagccTGTTATATATACACTTTAATTAGTCTAAAATTATAAGGAAGACATTTATAGAAAACTAGCACCCACCCCAGAccttagatccgcgcatggggtTATCTGATTCTGTTCTGGTGCATTGAGGAATCTATCACTCTATTCAGTTTaaactgaacaaaaaataataaattggtaATATTCCTGTGTATTTTACGAATTGTAAGGTTTAAAAGGTTAATGAAATGTGCAGGTAAGGAATAACCAACGATTAAcaatgtaaatctttaaattttccgCGCTTCACAACGCCAGATTATCTGCCCTTGATCCTGATCATCAGTGCGTTTGAAAATCGGCTAATTTgcataaaatcatatacatttGTCTAAAATTGCAAAAGTTCAACGATATCCCGTCAATTTTAAGGATtgtgtttaacttttttatttttatcaaataccagtgattgtaaaaagtgctgggagcaaGTTGTTGCTTGAAACGAAACATTTATTTGACACGTGAATTAACTCGGTTAtcgaaaatttttattaaacttgaaCGATCAATGCTAAAGTTAAGCATGTTGCTGGTACTGCTATAGttgctcccagcactttttagATTAaggaattaattttcttttaagtgctataaacaacaatttaatattttattcgtATATCGTCGAACTTTTGCAATAAATGAAGTCATATGTAGCTGCTCTATTTTTAGCGTATCACGTGATAAACAGCTGATGCGGTGGCTGTGTTCCGGTGAAAAAAGTAGGGGAGATCGGTAGTAACATAATGATGTATAAACTTTATCATTGCCATATTTGCATGAGTTTGTATACTTTGTCTGGAATAAAGTCCGTTTTtagtgtatttatttcatacgGTAATCCATGGGCGTCCTTAACCTAGCTGCGActgaaattatattttgcaaaagtAAACACATATACGCAAtcctttcatattttgtgtTAGGGGAAAGGTATCTTTTTATCtattacaattaaaattaaatttgatccTTTAACATCATTTTATTCTATACAATCCTATAGCCTATGTAAAATGGCTGCCAAGGCACG
This region includes:
- the LOC128170109 gene encoding uncharacterized protein LOC128170109 produces the protein MDNYKKCSQCSREMNVIDDHPECFRHRLCTEVFTCEICKAWTPGRWTAYTKMVDKALAKANKPGETAASSEMREQPTVGENIMSSPSPSGMGDRTRPTPPPSGQIRASQVQSLPPSGQWNPHTAFVSINPAQLTSLNGQAQMPFVPVAPPSAQPNFMNWSEQAFNAFIDSRIKLMTQQNVSPGVTSTGSKTTGESVNADTNRNASNRRFNRFERETRSVSPDVLDLADARDDQFVDDDDQSLDDSRSQSNEKCDETESTIASVEGSGSWKNFITKMASDLKVPLEADKPEQEYASYVSQHLQCNKESSKIRPPLEGSSIQAFMNVDKEGQTRGKIRAFRARDDEKYAVAADHFAKFCKVPSLDSNIEEGITDGKTQSGKGQTGNAKGRFRFSDKHNAAYNSEFRKVDMSARLLLRQISYGSMITSYLDTVQSDEDKTEALQALVQLFNSMADVTSRVIVTAVGARRSLYLQDMAFKNKATESKLQNLSTIGSDLFLGKYFDVLHSSAENIRDAKETQHLRGKDNYAASKKRKFDQRGDARLNEASASKVPKRTGSKGTENRNFKKRNNYHDKSAAAPKKSDNNQLGFRAPKY